From the genome of Desmodus rotundus isolate HL8 chromosome 2, HLdesRot8A.1, whole genome shotgun sequence, one region includes:
- the NAA50 gene encoding N-alpha-acetyltransferase 50 isoform X1 yields MKGSRIELGDVTPHNIKQLKRLNQVIFPVSYNDKFYKDVLEVGELAKLAYFNDIAVGAVCCRVDHSQNQKRLYIMTLGCLAPYRRLGIGTKMLNHVLNICEKDGTFDNIYLHVQISNESAIDFYRKFGFEIIETKKNYYKRIEPADAHVLQKNLKVPSGQNADMQKTDN; encoded by the exons ATGAAAGG TAGCCGGATCGAGCTGGGAGATGTGACACCACACAATATTAAGCAGCTGAAGAGATTAAACCAGGTCATCTTTCCAGTCAGCTACAATGACAAGTTCTACAAGGATGTGCTAGAAGTTGGCGAGCTAGCAAAACTTg CCTATTTCAATGATATTGCAGTAGGTGCAGTATGCTGTAGGGTGGATCATTCACAGAATCAGAAGAGACTTTACATCATGACACTAGGATGTCTGGCACCATACCGAAGGCTAGGAATAG GAACTAAAATGTTAAATCATGTCTTAAACATCTGTGAAAAAGACGGCACTTTTGACAACATCTATTT GCACGTCCAGATCAGCAATGAGTCGGCAATTGACTTCTACAGGAAGTTTGGCTTTGAGATTATTGAGACCAAGAAGAACTACTATAAGCGGATAGAACCCGCAGATGCTCATGTGCTGCAGAAAAACCTCAAAGTCCCTTCTGGCCAGAATGCAGACATGCAAAAGACAGACAACTGA
- the NAA50 gene encoding N-alpha-acetyltransferase 50 isoform X2, producing the protein MKGRIELGDVTPHNIKQLKRLNQVIFPVSYNDKFYKDVLEVGELAKLAYFNDIAVGAVCCRVDHSQNQKRLYIMTLGCLAPYRRLGIGTKMLNHVLNICEKDGTFDNIYLHVQISNESAIDFYRKFGFEIIETKKNYYKRIEPADAHVLQKNLKVPSGQNADMQKTDN; encoded by the exons ATGAAAGG CCGGATCGAGCTGGGAGATGTGACACCACACAATATTAAGCAGCTGAAGAGATTAAACCAGGTCATCTTTCCAGTCAGCTACAATGACAAGTTCTACAAGGATGTGCTAGAAGTTGGCGAGCTAGCAAAACTTg CCTATTTCAATGATATTGCAGTAGGTGCAGTATGCTGTAGGGTGGATCATTCACAGAATCAGAAGAGACTTTACATCATGACACTAGGATGTCTGGCACCATACCGAAGGCTAGGAATAG GAACTAAAATGTTAAATCATGTCTTAAACATCTGTGAAAAAGACGGCACTTTTGACAACATCTATTT GCACGTCCAGATCAGCAATGAGTCGGCAATTGACTTCTACAGGAAGTTTGGCTTTGAGATTATTGAGACCAAGAAGAACTACTATAAGCGGATAGAACCCGCAGATGCTCATGTGCTGCAGAAAAACCTCAAAGTCCCTTCTGGCCAGAATGCAGACATGCAAAAGACAGACAACTGA